TTATTTCAACCCCAGGAATGGATTTTTCGACCTGGCCGCGGCCGAGCCCCTGTGTTATTGCCATGGCCATTATTATCGGCTGGGGAGGCATATCGGCAAGTTCGGATTTTCAGTCGAACAAAAGAAAAAGCGTCGCCTGCCCCACAAAAAGCAAGCCCAATGATGACGCGGCGCATGCGGCGGGAGAATTCCGAATTTGAAAAAATAATGTTTTTTTTCTAGCATGGTCCCGGAGCCGTCATGAACCCTATGATTTTGGAGGTGCCCATGGATGCAAAAAAGAATTTGTTCCGCTTACTCGTTTGGCTGGCGTTGTTGTTGTCCATGCTCCCGGGCGCGGTCGCCGCGAAGAGCAAAGAAGGCAAGGCCGATAAACCGGCATACGTTTTCAAAGTGATCGGCTCGGTCAAGCGCACGCCGGTCAAAAACCAGTATCGAACCGGAACCTGCTGGTGCTTTTCCACCATTTCCTATTTAGAGTCGGAACTGCTGCGCCTGGGCAAGGAAGAACTGGACCTTTCGGAAATGGTCGTGGTAAGGAATACCTACCCCAGGAAGGCGGTCAATTACGTGCGCTTGCATGGCAACGCCAATCACAGCCAGGGCGGGCAGGGCCACGATGTGCTGGAATCGATCAAGTGTTCCGGCATTGTCCCGGAATCGGTTTATCCCGGGATGACGATCGACGAAAAACGGCACAATCACGGCGAGATGGTCGCGGTGCTGCAAGGGATCCTGGATGGAGTGCTAAAAAGGGACGGAACCCGCGTCACCCCGCGCTGGCTTGACGCGTATGAAGCCGTGCTGGACATCTACCTGGGCAAGGTTCCCCCGTCCTTCGAATACCACGGGGTAACTTACACTCCAAAAAGCTTTGCTGACGACTATCTGCAGCTCAAGTATGATGATTACATCGAATTGACCTCGTATGATATTTACCCGTACTACCAGAAATGCCGATTGGAAATTCCCGATAACTGGACCTATGACGCCAATTATTACAATCTCCCCATTGATGATCTGGAAAACATCGTCGATCAGGCCTTGAAAAACGGCCATTCGCTGGTTTGGGACGGCGATGTCAGCGAAAGGGATTTTTCCCGCGGCCGGAGTGATACCGAGCATGGCAGCGGCTACGCCATCGTTCCTGTAAAAGATTGGGAAGACCTGACCAAAGCGGAACGGAATGAAAAGGTCTTTGGACCGGTGCCCGAGAGGGAGATCACCCAGGAGATGAGGATAAAGACCTTCGATAATTTTTCGACCACCGACGACCACCTGATGCATATCGTGGGGCTGGCCCGGGAACAGAACGGAGGCAAGTTCTATCTGACCAAGAATTCGGGCGGGACCGACCAGCCCAACCAGGGTTACATCTATCTTTCCCGTTCCTTTTTCCGTTTGAAGACCACGGCCATCCTGATCAACAAGAATGCGCTGACGCCGGAAGTCAAGGAGAAATTGCACATCGATTGATCGCTTTTCCCTTCACCGTCTGTCGCTTCTTCCGGATTTATGCCGGCTTTACTTGCGGATGCGGCTGTACTATAATCAAAAAATGGACACACGGCAGCAGATCCAGGAAGAGAAACTGCAGAACATCATCAACCCACGCCAGGCGAACCGGGAATTCAAGATCACCATCCGTTTTCAGAAGCATTATTCCAAAAATTTTGAAAAAGCCCTGGCGCTGGCCAGGAAGAACAAGTATTTCCTCGAGGACGGCGAGGGGGATTTTTACAAGGCCTACGCCAGTTTTTTCCCCCCCGAGGTGGAGGATCTTTTTAATCTTTTTGAGCTTGTCAAGGAGCATGAGACCACCAAGATTTATTTAAACAACAAATCGATCCCATATATCCAGGATCTTTGGCTTTTTCTAATGTGGTTCTACCGCATAAAATAGGTTTCTGGAAAAATTATTCAATAAGAACTTGACTTTTTTACAATATTAAATTATAAAGTTATCTTGCTTAGGAGGTCTTCTATGAAAAAAATAGGGTCGATCCTGCTTGTACTATGCTTGACCAGTTTTATTTTAATTTCTTTTTCCGGCTGCGATCAATTGAAGATAAGCAATTTAAAAGCCAACAAGCACTTTAAAATGGCCAACCGCTTTTTCAACGAGGAAAAGTACAAGAAAGCAATTGTTGAATACGAGGCTGCCCTGGCGCTGAATCCCGATCTGAAAGCTGCTTTTTATTACCTTGGCAGCAGCTATGTGTCGGTTTACAAGCCCGGCGACGATTCCGAGAAGAACAAGGATATCGGCAACAAGGCGACTGAATATCTGCAGAAGGCTTTGGAATTGAATCCCGAAAACAAGGATATCATCCAGTCGCTGGGTGATATCAACGATAAAATGCGGAATTTCGAACTGGCTGAAAAATACTACCTGGAAATCCAGAAGTTCACCCCCAATGACCCCGTCTCCTACTACAACCTGGCCGGTTTTTACAGCAACAACGGCAGGTACGACAAGGCCATCGAGATGTATGAGAAACGGATCGCCCTAGATCCCTCCAATCCGGAAGGTTACCTTTATTTGGCCGGGTTCTTCCAGGACAAGCGCAAATGGGATGACGCCATAAAGAATCATGAAGTCCGCATTCAAAAAATCTCCGAAAACACCAGCATGGAAGAAAAGGAAAAGACGGAGCTTCTCGCCGATGCCTACTATCGCTTGGGCGTTGTCTGCTGGAACAAGAGCTATCAGACCCCGGCCGATGTCATGGGGCCGGTTGAACGCCTGCAAGTGGTCCAGAAGGGGTTTGATGCCTTGAATAAATCCACTGAATTGTCCCCCACTTTCCCCGATCCCTGGGCCTACATGAGCTTGCTCTACCGGCAAAAAACGATCGCCGAACCGTTGAAGAAGGCCGTTTATGACAAAGAAGCTGAAAAAATGGTGGCGAAATTCCAGGAACTGCGCAAGCGGAAATTGGCCACCGAACAATTTATGAAGGATCTCTCCAAAGAAAAGTAATCATTAAAACCCCCTGTTTTTCCAAAAAACAGGGGGTTTTTTTTACCCAATACCTTTCGACCTCGACTGGGCAAGGCAAGATTTGACAGATTTACCTAAAAAGGTTATATTTCCTGGCATGAAAATCAATACCAAGATTCGCTATGGCTTGCGCATGGTTATCGCCATCGCCCAGGCCAACAAGCTGGTGAATACGACCGAATTGGGAAACGGCATGCATGTCTCTCCCAAATATCTCAGGAAACTGGCCGGACCGTTGGAAAAAGCCGGTTTGATCAAAAGCACGCAAGGAATTTACGGGGGGTACGAACTAAGCAAGAACCCCGTGGATATCAATATCCGCATGATTTTGGACGCTTATGGCGAGCAATTGTCATGGACCGACTGCGTACTGGGGAAAAAATGCGATTTGAGGGATTCCTGCCAGGCCAAGCAAGTGTGGGAAATGCTGGAAAAAACATTGCAAATGCATTTTTTGCCGATAACCATACGCGATATTTTGGACAATAAGATGGCCCGGCTCTGATTTTTTGGCCTGGGCCGGGCCCCGCCGACAGGGGTCGGCCGGTTGACAAAAGGCCGAAAATATAGTAGTATCGATACAAGAATAATGAACAAATATGGTGCGGTTTTTTTAAGCGGATTTTTTTTGCTATTTGGCACTATTTTTTGTCAGGAAGATTTCTTAAAGATCGAGTGCGCGGTCTCCCCCCGTTCCATCAGGCAGGGAAACGAGGGCGTACTCAAAATAAAAATTGTCGTCCGCAACGGGGTCAGAATATCATCCAACCCCGAATTCTTGATCAAACTGGATGAAAACGAGAATCTTTCTTTTTCAAAAATTTTTTTTGCCGGGTCCGAATTGAATTTGCCCATCACCCAGGAAAAAGAAGGGATTTTTTTGGATCCGCAAAAGGAAATCGAGGTGCCTTTCAAGTTGAGCGAATCGGCGCTGCTGGGGAACCTGTCGGTTAGCGGCGAAATCGTTTTTACCATTTTTTTCCAGGACAACTGGTCGGTCAAAACCACACAAAAATTTGCCGCGAATTTTATTTCCCGTAAAAATTACAAGATCAAAAAAAAATGAAGTCGGCCTATAACAAGTTTTGCTCCTGGTACCAGCGGACGGTCTCGCGCAGGGCGGAATCGGTCGGGCGCAGGGGTTGAAAATGAAGCCGATCGCTGCTTTTTTCCGCGGAGCATGTCCAGACCGGGAAGCGTATTTCACGGAATTTGTCGCGATTGAAAATGGTTTTTCTTTTAGAAATGCGAATGCGCAGCTCGGAAAGCTCGGCCAGGAACCAGGCCAGTGTTTCGGGGACCATGACCTTGCGAATTCCTCCCCCCATCGACCGGTGGGCGGCAAGCATGAAATCGTCCCATGGAATGGGCTCGACATTGGTGATGTAGAACGTTTCGTTTTGGCCGGGGCTGTTGGCGGCGGCAAGCATGCCTTTCACTAAATCGGTAACGTATATGACCGAATACATGCGTTGCTCGCGGCCGAGCTCGGGCAGAATCCCCTTTTTGAGAACGCGAAAAATGGTGAGCATGTCCATGTCGCCCGGGCCGAAAATGATCGGCGCCCGGATGATGATATATGGGGCCGGGCTGTACGCTTGGATTATTTTTTCCTGGGCCAATTTGCTTTTCCCGTACAACGAAACCGGGTTGTCCGGCATCCCCTCTTTTAAACAGGGGATTTGCCGGTTGGGGCCGGCGGCGGCCAATGAGGAAAGCAGAACCACTTTGCGCAGTTTTTTCAATGGCCGTAACTTGTCAAGAAGCGCCATTGTGCCCTGGTGATTGCAATGGACAAACTCCCGCGGGGAAATCACCTTGGTTAAGGCGGCCAGATGGAAAACCATTTCGATATCCGCCGGGAAGGCCTCGGCCGTGAACAGGTCGCCGGCAATGGCGGTGACGCGATCGTGGAAGTCGAATTGTTCCAGTTTCTTCAGGTCTCTCACCAGGGCATACACGGTGTTTCCTTTATCCTTGAGCAACTCCCTGATCAGGTGGTTGCCGACGAATCCCGTGCCTCCGGTTACGAGTATGTTCATGCGGCAATTCTATATAATCCGTTTTAAATTTGCAAACGAGGAGTAAAACATGGACGTGTTTAAAAAATGTTTTGAGTTCACCCGGGCCGATGAAGCGAAGCAGACCGGTTTGTACCCCTATTTTACCGAAATCGAAAAAGTTGAAGGCAATCATGTCTGGGTAAAGGGCAAAAAGATCCTGATGGTCGGTTCCAACAACTATCTGGGGCTTTTTGACGATCCCCGGATCAAGGAAAGCGCGATCGCGGCGGTGAGGCAATACGGCACCTCGACTTGCGGATCCCGTTTTTTAAACGGCACCTACTCGCTCCATGTGGAACTCGAAAAAAAATTGGCCCACTTCATGGGCAAGGAAGAGGCTTTGACCTTTTCCACCGGCATGCAAACCAACCTGGGGGCGATTTCGGCGTTGGGCAGCCGGGACGATGTGATCATCCTTGATCGCATGGTCCATGCCTCGATCATGGACGCGGTCCGTCTCTCTTACGCTCATATTGCCAAATTTAAGCATAATGACATGAAGGATTTGGAGGAAAAACTGGCCCACCAGCCTGAAGACAAGGGGAAGCTGATCGTCGTCGACGGTGTATTCAGCATGGAAGGAGATCTTTCCAATCTGCCCAAGATCGTCAAGCTGGCCAAGAAATACAATGCCCGGCTGATGGTCGATGATGCCCACGGAGTCGGAGTGATGGGTGAAAAGGGCCGGGGGACGGCCGAGCACTTCGGTCTTATCGATGAGGTGGACCTAGTGATGACCACCTTCTCCAAGTCATTTGCCTCATTGGGCGGGTTTGTGGCCGGGGATAGCAAGATTATCCAGTATATCAAGCATCATGCCCGGGCTTTGATGTTTTCCGCCTCCATCACCCCGGCCGCTTTAGGAGCCGCTCATAAGGCTTTGGAAATCATCCAGACCGAACCCGGGCGCCGCAAGCGGCTATGGGAAATAACCCGGATCATGAACAAGGAACTAACGGCCATGGGCTACCATACCGGCAACACCGAAACTCCCATAATTCCGGTTTTCATCCACGATTTGGAAAAAACCTTCATGTTGTGGAAGTTTTTACGGGACTACGGCATTTTCACCAATCCGGTCATCGCCCCGGCCGTGCCGCCCGAGGACTCGCTGATCCGAACCTCGTTCACCGCCACCCATACTGATAACGACCTGAATTTCATCCTAGAAGGCTTCAAGCGGGGCGGAAAGGCCCTCGGGTTGATTTAAATCGGCCTGGCTGACGCCAAGTCATCGCCATTCCGGCCAGTGGATATCAGCGCGGTTGTCGTCAGTTTTAATTCGGATAAATTTCTGCAGCAGAACCTGTCTTCTCTTTTCAGGCAGACTGTCGCCTTCAAGCAGGTGATCGTTGTCGACAACAATTCCAGCGACGGTTCGGCCGGCATCATCGGAACGTTTCCCGGCGCGCAGAAACTGGTTCCCGCCGCCAACATCGGCTACGCCGCCGCCGCCAACCTGGGGATCGCCGGCGCCGATGCCGAGCTGGTGCTGGTGGCCAATGCCGACGTCTATCTGGCCGATGATTTCAACCAGCAGGTGCTGCGATTTTTTGCCGAGCATCCGCAAGCGTCCATGCTCGCGCCCTTGCTTCTGCGTTTTGACCGCCAGACGATCGATTCGGCCGGGCAAACCTTTTCTCCGGCCTTGCATCCGCGGGAGATCGGTTTTGGCCGGAAATTGGCCAGCGTTCGTTTGGGCGCGGGGGAAGTGTTCTCGGTCTGCGGAGCGGCGACCGTGTTCTCGAGAAAAGACCTGGAAAAGCTGAAAATCGGCGCTGAATATTACGATGAAGACTTCTTCATGTTCTGGGAGGATTTTGATATTGGCTGGCGGGCCCAGCTCTTGGGTTTGAAGGTTTTTTTCACCCCCCAGGCCGTGGCCTACCATTTCCGCAGCGGCACGTTGAAGAAAACCTGGCTGTCGCGCTTCTCCCTGGCCATGGCGCGGCCGGCGGAACTGCGCTATCATCTGCTCAAAAACCGCTATCTGACTTTGATCAAAAATTTCCGCTTTTCCCGCTTTTGGTGGACCCTGCCGTTCATCCTGGGCAAAGACCTGCTGTGGACATGCGCCTTGACAATCCGGGCACCGAAAATTATAATCGCCATGGCCGGTTCCGGGAATATTTTCAAGCGCGCCTGGAAAAAAAGGAGACAGATACAAGGGACATGAATGAAGTCGTCTTGGTACTGACATTCATCTTGTCGTTTCTCTTGACCCTCTACGGAACCCCTTTGGCCCAGCGTGTC
This genomic window from Candidatus Aminicenantes bacterium contains:
- a CDS encoding NAD-dependent epimerase/dehydratase family protein, with translation MNILVTGGTGFVGNHLIRELLKDKGNTVYALVRDLKKLEQFDFHDRVTAIAGDLFTAEAFPADIEMVFHLAALTKVISPREFVHCNHQGTMALLDKLRPLKKLRKVVLLSSLAAAGPNRQIPCLKEGMPDNPVSLYGKSKLAQEKIIQAYSPAPYIIIRAPIIFGPGDMDMLTIFRVLKKGILPELGREQRMYSVIYVTDLVKGMLAAANSPGQNETFYITNVEPIPWDDFMLAAHRSMGGGIRKVMVPETLAWFLAELSELRIRISKRKTIFNRDKFREIRFPVWTCSAEKSSDRLHFQPLRPTDSALRETVRWYQEQNLL
- a CDS encoding aminopeptidase, yielding MDAKKNLFRLLVWLALLLSMLPGAVAAKSKEGKADKPAYVFKVIGSVKRTPVKNQYRTGTCWCFSTISYLESELLRLGKEELDLSEMVVVRNTYPRKAVNYVRLHGNANHSQGGQGHDVLESIKCSGIVPESVYPGMTIDEKRHNHGEMVAVLQGILDGVLKRDGTRVTPRWLDAYEAVLDIYLGKVPPSFEYHGVTYTPKSFADDYLQLKYDDYIELTSYDIYPYYQKCRLEIPDNWTYDANYYNLPIDDLENIVDQALKNGHSLVWDGDVSERDFSRGRSDTEHGSGYAIVPVKDWEDLTKAERNEKVFGPVPEREITQEMRIKTFDNFSTTDDHLMHIVGLAREQNGGKFYLTKNSGGTDQPNQGYIYLSRSFFRLKTTAILINKNALTPEVKEKLHID
- a CDS encoding tetratricopeptide repeat protein translates to MKKIGSILLVLCLTSFILISFSGCDQLKISNLKANKHFKMANRFFNEEKYKKAIVEYEAALALNPDLKAAFYYLGSSYVSVYKPGDDSEKNKDIGNKATEYLQKALELNPENKDIIQSLGDINDKMRNFELAEKYYLEIQKFTPNDPVSYYNLAGFYSNNGRYDKAIEMYEKRIALDPSNPEGYLYLAGFFQDKRKWDDAIKNHEVRIQKISENTSMEEKEKTELLADAYYRLGVVCWNKSYQTPADVMGPVERLQVVQKGFDALNKSTELSPTFPDPWAYMSLLYRQKTIAEPLKKAVYDKEAEKMVAKFQELRKRKLATEQFMKDLSKEK
- a CDS encoding aminotransferase class I/II-fold pyridoxal phosphate-dependent enzyme, whose protein sequence is MDVFKKCFEFTRADEAKQTGLYPYFTEIEKVEGNHVWVKGKKILMVGSNNYLGLFDDPRIKESAIAAVRQYGTSTCGSRFLNGTYSLHVELEKKLAHFMGKEEALTFSTGMQTNLGAISALGSRDDVIILDRMVHASIMDAVRLSYAHIAKFKHNDMKDLEEKLAHQPEDKGKLIVVDGVFSMEGDLSNLPKIVKLAKKYNARLMVDDAHGVGVMGEKGRGTAEHFGLIDEVDLVMTTFSKSFASLGGFVAGDSKIIQYIKHHARALMFSASITPAALGAAHKALEIIQTEPGRRKRLWEITRIMNKELTAMGYHTGNTETPIIPVFIHDLEKTFMLWKFLRDYGIFTNPVIAPAVPPEDSLIRTSFTATHTDNDLNFILEGFKRGGKALGLI
- a CDS encoding Rrf2 family transcriptional regulator; amino-acid sequence: MKINTKIRYGLRMVIAIAQANKLVNTTELGNGMHVSPKYLRKLAGPLEKAGLIKSTQGIYGGYELSKNPVDINIRMILDAYGEQLSWTDCVLGKKCDLRDSCQAKQVWEMLEKTLQMHFLPITIRDILDNKMARL
- a CDS encoding glycosyltransferase family 2 protein — its product is MDISAVVVSFNSDKFLQQNLSSLFRQTVAFKQVIVVDNNSSDGSAGIIGTFPGAQKLVPAANIGYAAAANLGIAGADAELVLVANADVYLADDFNQQVLRFFAEHPQASMLAPLLLRFDRQTIDSAGQTFSPALHPREIGFGRKLASVRLGAGEVFSVCGAATVFSRKDLEKLKIGAEYYDEDFFMFWEDFDIGWRAQLLGLKVFFTPQAVAYHFRSGTLKKTWLSRFSLAMARPAELRYHLLKNRYLTLIKNFRFSRFWWTLPFILGKDLLWTCALTIRAPKIIIAMAGSGNIFKRAWKKRRQIQGT